From the genome of Chanos chanos chromosome 5, fChaCha1.1, whole genome shotgun sequence, one region includes:
- the en2b gene encoding homeobox protein engrailed-2b, whose protein sequence is MEEKDSNRNVERQDSGDESNGVILPLLQAPGNILPHRITNFYIDNILRPDFGRRKEGTICRDEINFVGRENRCPSTTGTGQVGGTGAEEGTSSPHSVTGSKKADVIGDASPKPRGESGDQCLSSDSDSSQTSAAPSSQPLLWPAWVYCTRYSDRPSSGPRSRKPKKKNPSKEDKRPRTAFTAEQLQRLKAEFQTNRYLTEQRRQALAQELGLNESQIKIWFQNKRAKIKKATGSKNSLALHLMAQGLYNHSTTSKDDKSDSD, encoded by the exons ATGGAAGAAAAAGATAGTAACAGAAATGTGGAGCGTCAAGATTCAGGCGATGAGTCCAATGGGGTAATTCTACCCTTACTACAAGCTCCAGGGAACATTCTTCCACATCGAATCACCAACTTTTACATCGATAACATTTTAAGACCAGATTTTGGTCGGAGGAAAGAGGGAACTATTTGCCGCGACGAAATTAATTTCGTTGGAAGAGAGAACCGTTGCCCCTCTACTACAGGAACAGGGCAGGTAGGAGGGACGGGAGCTGAGGAAGGAACCTCGAGCCCTCATTCAGTCACCGGGTCAAAGAAGGCTGATGTTATCGGGGATGCTTCACCAAAGCCCCGTGGAGAGAGTGGTGACCAGTGTCTCAGCTCGGACTCGGATAGTTCTCAAACCAGCGCTGCACCCTCATCCCAGCCATTGCTTTGGCCAGCCTGGGTTTATTGCACCAGATATTCGGACAGACCATCATCAG GACCAAGATCTCGaaaaccaaagaagaaaaatccaAGCAAGGAGGACAAACGTCCAAGGACAGCGTTCACAGCTGAGCAACTCCAGAGACTAAAAGCAGAGTTTCAGACTAATCGCTACCTGACTGAGCAGAGGAGACAGGCTCTGGCACAAGAACTAGGCCTTAACGAGTCTCAAATCAAAATCTGGTTTCAGAATAAGAGGGCCAAGATAAAGAAAGCGACGGGGTCTAAAAACTCGCTAGCACTCCATCTGATGGCACAAGGACTGTACAATCATTCCACAACTTCGAAGGACGACAAATCAGATAGCGACTGA